In the genome of Acidiferrobacterales bacterium, one region contains:
- a CDS encoding class I SAM-dependent methyltransferase produces the protein MKLHKLSDGLKTTYRETNLARRVQLFDRWSAKALSEDIDTTSYDHCKTVEEYYDLCTEFMVYGWGESLHFAPLSPQESLADSKIRHQRLMIAKLELEEGMSVIDVGCGIGGPMRRVVREAGVRVTGINQSEVQLEKATSLSSKAQIDHMVDYVACSFMDMSGIEGGSFDRGYAIESTCHAPDKVKAFSEIYRVLKRGALFWGQEMCMTDKFDPDDNRHREIKRELMHGIALKEIATTTEVNQALEMAGFEIVEGNDRAVSTEDGPFTPWYKPMETRHGAIGNTLSRTKLGRKVFLGASRLAEAVGAFPKGSVQVIRLLDRTADAYVAGGQTGIFTPLYCFLARKPL, from the coding sequence ATGAAACTGCACAAACTATCTGATGGACTGAAGACCACGTATCGGGAAACGAACCTGGCTCGCCGGGTGCAATTATTCGATAGGTGGAGTGCCAAGGCATTGTCGGAGGATATCGATACCACCAGCTACGATCACTGCAAGACAGTTGAAGAATATTACGATCTTTGCACCGAGTTTATGGTCTACGGTTGGGGCGAGTCCCTGCACTTCGCCCCATTGTCGCCTCAAGAAAGCTTGGCAGATTCCAAGATTCGGCATCAGCGGCTGATGATTGCAAAGCTGGAACTAGAAGAAGGCATGTCGGTCATTGATGTCGGTTGCGGAATCGGTGGCCCGATGCGTCGTGTAGTCCGTGAAGCTGGTGTCAGGGTTACTGGAATCAATCAAAGTGAAGTTCAGTTGGAAAAGGCGACATCGCTTAGTTCCAAGGCACAGATTGACCATATGGTTGACTACGTTGCGTGCAGCTTCATGGATATGAGCGGTATAGAGGGCGGTTCCTTCGACCGGGGCTATGCGATTGAATCGACATGCCATGCACCGGACAAGGTGAAAGCGTTCAGCGAAATTTACCGCGTATTGAAGCGTGGTGCCCTTTTCTGGGGTCAGGAAATGTGCATGACGGACAAATTCGACCCCGATGACAATCGGCACCGGGAAATCAAGCGGGAACTCATGCACGGTATCGCACTCAAGGAGATCGCGACAACTACTGAGGTTAACCAGGCACTCGAAATGGCCGGTTTCGAGATCGTTGAGGGAAATGACCGTGCTGTTAGCACAGAGGACGGTCCGTTCACGCCGTGGTACAAACCCATGGAGACTCGGCACGGTGCGATTGGCAACACCTTGTCCCGCACTAAGCTGGGCCGCAAGGTGTTCCTGGGAGCATCCAGACTGGCCGAGGCGGTGGGTGCTTTCCCGAAAGGCTCGGTGCAGGTCATCCGACTATTGGACCGGACCGCCGATGCCTATGTTGCAGGTGGTCAGACTGGGATTTTCACCCCGTTATATTGTTTCCTGGCGAGAAAACCTCTTTAA
- the rlmB gene encoding 23S rRNA (guanosine(2251)-2'-O)-methyltransferase RlmB produces the protein MRKVFGIHNAFSMIRYKTREVVSIDLSESRNDRRIRQIEKLATEQGIPVRRIASEVMNEASEGVRHQGVILTCRSEKLRPSANLNDWFNSLKNQSLLIVLDSVTDPRNLGACIRSANSAGADGVIVSRSRGSPLTATVSHTAAGAAEVTNLYQASNLARDLENLKKNGIWVIGLDTETSDPIFASDLTHPCALVFGAEDRGLRAETKKKCDSLISIPMLGDVQSVNVSVAVGIAAFEVVRQRMHAEADG, from the coding sequence ATGCGAAAAGTTTTCGGAATCCACAACGCCTTTTCCATGATCCGATACAAAACCCGGGAGGTCGTATCGATTGACTTGAGCGAAAGCAGGAATGACAGGCGGATACGTCAGATTGAGAAACTCGCGACGGAACAGGGTATCCCGGTTCGACGCATCGCAAGTGAAGTCATGAACGAAGCATCTGAAGGTGTCCGACATCAAGGAGTGATATTGACTTGTCGTTCAGAGAAACTTCGCCCCTCTGCCAATTTGAACGACTGGTTCAACTCTTTGAAAAACCAGTCCCTGCTGATCGTTTTGGATAGCGTCACTGACCCCAGAAATCTTGGAGCCTGCATAAGGAGTGCGAATTCGGCGGGTGCGGACGGTGTCATTGTAAGCCGTTCGCGCGGAAGTCCGCTTACGGCCACGGTTTCTCATACGGCCGCTGGTGCGGCGGAAGTCACAAATCTATACCAGGCATCCAATCTGGCGCGTGATCTTGAGAATCTGAAGAAAAATGGAATCTGGGTGATCGGACTCGATACTGAAACTTCCGATCCTATTTTTGCATCTGACCTGACACATCCCTGTGCGCTTGTTTTCGGTGCGGAAGACCGGGGGCTGAGAGCGGAAACCAAGAAAAAGTGTGACTCATTGATTTCAATTCCTATGCTGGGAGACGTTCAGAGTGTCAATGTTTCAGTGGCTGTGGGTATCGCCGCGTTTGAAGTCGTACGGCAAAGAATGCACGCTGAGGCAGATGGGTGA
- the arsS gene encoding arsenosugar biosynthesis radical SAM protein ArsS (Some members of this family are selenoproteins.) yields MSVFPAVTLDSCVEEFTDTFDSTRFSFASALTRSGIGEPRRVQIRDIQVNVGKLCNQACNHCHVDAGPKRTEVMEWATMEKIVQWCARHDIKTVDITGGAPELNPNFRKFAESCLEIGANVISRCNLTVLLEPGQESLAEWYADHKIALICSLPCYSKENLEAQRGKGVFRNSIRALQMLNNLNYGRDPELSLDLVYNPIGGTLPPAQSDLEAAYKTRLSEDFGICFNNLFTITNLPISRFRHYLERSGDYENYMNLLVEHFNPDTVEGLMCRHIISVDWLGRIFDCDFNQMMDIHAGWRSPRYLWNLTAAEIETDRIAFDSHCFGCTAGAGSSCTGTLT; encoded by the coding sequence ATGTCGGTTTTCCCAGCAGTTACCCTGGACAGCTGTGTCGAGGAATTCACTGACACATTCGACTCCACGCGCTTCAGTTTCGCTTCCGCATTGACCCGAAGCGGAATCGGTGAACCGCGGAGGGTTCAGATCCGGGATATTCAAGTCAATGTAGGCAAACTCTGTAATCAGGCCTGTAACCATTGCCACGTTGATGCCGGTCCCAAACGGACGGAAGTCATGGAATGGGCTACGATGGAGAAAATTGTGCAATGGTGTGCCAGACACGACATCAAGACGGTGGACATCACAGGAGGCGCACCCGAACTCAACCCGAATTTCCGCAAGTTTGCTGAATCCTGCCTGGAAATCGGAGCAAATGTAATCTCTCGCTGCAATCTGACCGTCCTGCTTGAACCCGGTCAGGAGTCGCTCGCCGAGTGGTATGCAGACCACAAAATTGCCCTGATCTGCTCCTTGCCGTGCTACTCAAAAGAAAATCTGGAAGCCCAGCGCGGAAAAGGAGTGTTTCGCAACAGCATACGCGCCTTGCAGATGCTGAACAACCTCAACTACGGACGCGATCCGGAACTGTCACTGGACCTCGTCTACAACCCGATCGGCGGAACCCTGCCACCGGCACAGTCCGACCTGGAGGCTGCGTACAAGACACGGCTGAGTGAGGACTTCGGAATCTGTTTCAACAATCTGTTCACCATCACCAATTTACCGATCAGCCGATTTCGCCACTATCTGGAACGATCCGGGGACTATGAAAATTACATGAACCTGCTTGTGGAACACTTCAATCCCGACACGGTAGAAGGATTGATGTGCAGGCACATCATCAGTGTTGACTGGTTGGGAAGAATATTCGATTGTGACTTCAACCAGATGATGGATATCCATGCAGGCTGGCGAAGTCCAAGATATCTTTGGAATTTGACAGCTGCAGAAATCGAAACCGATCGAATCGCATTCGACTCACATTGTTTTGGCTGTACTGCCGGTGCCGGAAGCAGCTGTACCGGAACGCTGACCTGA
- a CDS encoding DoxX family protein, whose amino-acid sequence MFKNTSLGIFCQRILCLLDCAAPIGDLILRIWVANVFWKSGLTKISNIDSTMYLFEYEYAVPIIPFELAAYLAIAAELVLPLMLVFGFAARAAAGALFVFNIIAVVSYSALNAVGIAQHQVWGIMLLVLLLRGPGQISIDYFIRKRILGHDSRSP is encoded by the coding sequence ATGTTTAAGAACACTTCGCTTGGCATTTTTTGCCAACGTATCCTTTGCCTGCTTGACTGTGCCGCGCCCATCGGTGACCTGATTCTGCGAATTTGGGTAGCCAATGTGTTCTGGAAGTCAGGGTTGACCAAGATTTCGAATATTGACTCAACCATGTATCTTTTTGAATACGAATACGCCGTGCCAATCATTCCATTTGAACTCGCGGCCTATCTTGCCATTGCCGCCGAACTCGTACTGCCGCTAATGCTTGTTTTCGGCTTCGCCGCAAGAGCCGCAGCCGGCGCGCTGTTTGTCTTCAACATTATCGCCGTCGTTTCGTATTCGGCGTTGAACGCCGTTGGAATTGCCCAACATCAGGTCTGGGGGATAATGTTGCTTGTGCTGCTGTTACGGGGACCGGGACAGATTTCTATTGACTACTTCATTCGAAAACGTATCCTCGGACATGACTCTCGGAGTCCTTGA
- a CDS encoding RnfABCDGE type electron transport complex subunit B has protein sequence MNLNSACIPSPTTPEEIDRHLPQTQCTMCGYPRCLDYAYAVAEGKSEINRCPPGGNETLRALAELTNRPISSLAEDCVPYAGRKVAAIDEEICIGCTLCIVPCPLDAIIGTAKHMHTVIEDNCSGCGLCLDHCPVDCIRMVDCDVAGSTNFWKDFREDEVSRWRALAQRHCERVSSDDQTVADPEQFSDLKSHIRDAVNRERSRRWKQTHKKAARLQPIRKAR, from the coding sequence TTGAATTTGAACTCCGCATGCATCCCGTCACCAACAACGCCTGAGGAGATTGATCGTCATCTGCCGCAGACCCAGTGTACGATGTGTGGCTACCCTCGCTGCCTCGACTATGCGTACGCAGTTGCTGAAGGGAAATCGGAAATCAATCGCTGTCCGCCCGGCGGAAACGAAACACTCCGTGCCCTTGCGGAACTGACCAATCGCCCCATTTCCTCACTTGCTGAAGACTGCGTGCCCTACGCAGGCCGAAAGGTTGCCGCAATCGACGAGGAAATCTGCATCGGCTGTACCCTATGCATTGTGCCTTGTCCGCTCGACGCAATCATCGGTACCGCAAAACACATGCATACCGTCATCGAAGACAACTGCAGCGGATGCGGGCTGTGCCTCGACCACTGCCCTGTCGATTGTATCAGGATGGTGGATTGTGACGTTGCGGGCAGTACCAATTTCTGGAAGGATTTCCGAGAGGATGAAGTTTCCCGGTGGAGAGCGCTTGCACAACGACACTGTGAACGGGTCAGCAGCGATGATCAGACTGTCGCCGACCCAGAACAGTTCTCAGATCTCAAGTCGCACATACGCGACGCAGTCAATCGGGAACGATCGAGGAGATGGAAGCAAACCCATAAGAAAGCGGCCCGACTGCAGCCCATCCGAAAGGCACGATGA
- a CDS encoding DUF1841 family protein, whose protein sequence is MVDPEQRTFLFDLWEKIENNHSLSSMEKQVKKVIYMHPETHSVFSNRQIFTTHEFDADEPDPFAHIGLHSIVVEMISDDSPSGIRSVYDRWVALTGDKHEVQHEMMSALFSVLIESTDEISDSDGDARLMALLTERLNNIIDPSLGHTE, encoded by the coding sequence ATGGTTGACCCCGAACAGAGAACGTTCCTATTCGATCTATGGGAAAAAATTGAGAATAACCACTCACTGAGTTCCATGGAAAAACAAGTCAAGAAAGTCATCTACATGCATCCGGAAACACACAGCGTATTTTCGAATCGGCAGATTTTTACGACCCATGAATTCGATGCTGATGAACCTGACCCGTTTGCTCACATCGGCCTGCACTCGATTGTTGTTGAAATGATCAGCGACGATTCACCGAGTGGAATCCGCTCAGTTTACGATCGATGGGTTGCCCTGACAGGCGACAAGCATGAAGTTCAGCATGAGATGATGTCCGCTCTTTTTTCCGTACTGATAGAGTCAACCGACGAGATTTCCGATAGTGATGGGGATGCCAGGCTGATGGCCCTGCTTACCGAAAGACTGAACAATATCATTGATCCATCGCTTGGACACACTGAATAA
- the nth gene encoding endonuclease III has protein sequence MNSTKRRQIFTRFREANPNPTTELNFSGNFQLLIAVVLSAQATDKSVNAATEHLFKEAPDAQSLFNLGIERVTELIRTIGLFNSKAKNLIRISEILLECHDGKVPDSRDDLEALPGVGRKTANVILNTAFGQPTIAVDTHIFRISNRIGIAPGKNVDRVEHKLMEVVPQEFLVNAHHWLILHGRYVCTARKPSCGSCRIFDLCEYTDRFSFTDVQ, from the coding sequence ATGAACTCGACCAAACGAAGGCAGATCTTCACCCGATTCCGCGAGGCCAATCCAAATCCGACGACGGAACTCAACTTCTCCGGCAACTTCCAGCTGCTGATTGCAGTAGTCCTTTCCGCACAGGCAACCGATAAATCCGTCAATGCGGCCACCGAACATTTATTCAAGGAAGCACCAGATGCGCAATCCCTGTTCAATCTGGGAATTGAGAGGGTTACAGAACTGATCAGAACAATCGGTCTTTTCAACAGCAAGGCGAAAAATCTGATTCGGATTTCCGAAATTCTGCTCGAATGTCACGATGGTAAGGTTCCTGACTCGAGGGACGATCTCGAAGCGCTTCCCGGCGTCGGGCGAAAAACAGCGAATGTAATTCTCAACACAGCATTCGGACAGCCGACAATCGCAGTGGACACCCACATATTCCGTATTTCCAACAGGATTGGCATCGCTCCAGGAAAAAACGTCGACCGTGTTGAGCACAAACTCATGGAAGTTGTCCCACAGGAGTTTCTAGTCAATGCGCATCATTGGCTGATTCTTCATGGCCGGTATGTCTGCACAGCAAGAAAGCCTTCTTGTGGCTCATGCCGGATATTCGACCTTTGTGAGTACACTGATCGATTTTCCTTCACAGATGTCCAGTAG
- a CDS encoding DNA-binding domain-containing protein: MHLRELQTRFCQQVLFGEQTGVDSLVHPGEFTSERRLQIYGNNIRSTLTESLQSIYSATEAIVGRDYFKMLARQYLVDFPPEQGSIHQFGDQFAQFVKTFEGLEKIAYLTDIASIDWAYHTAFHAPSAPSVSVSCLARFTPDDYENLLLHRHPSVTVVSSSFPIFDIWNYAQNESEDISVPDINAAAQNVLIVRNDLTVEVINLDKELSVLLDMCSENRTLGFMLGCVIDSNSTYNLEVGLHTLFSTGAVHDVSIAN, encoded by the coding sequence ATGCACTTGCGTGAATTACAGACCCGGTTTTGCCAGCAAGTCCTGTTCGGTGAGCAAACAGGTGTTGATTCACTGGTCCATCCGGGTGAATTCACCTCAGAACGCCGATTACAGATATATGGAAACAATATAAGGTCAACCCTCACGGAAAGCCTGCAAAGCATCTATTCCGCCACCGAAGCTATCGTAGGGCGCGACTATTTCAAAATGCTCGCACGTCAATATTTGGTTGATTTCCCTCCGGAACAAGGCAGTATCCATCAATTTGGCGATCAGTTTGCGCAATTCGTCAAGACCTTCGAGGGATTGGAGAAAATCGCATATCTGACGGATATCGCGTCGATCGACTGGGCTTACCATACTGCCTTTCACGCACCCTCAGCCCCTTCAGTAAGTGTGAGTTGCCTGGCACGGTTCACTCCGGACGACTACGAGAACTTACTGCTCCACCGACATCCATCAGTCACAGTCGTTTCGTCATCGTTCCCGATTTTTGACATCTGGAACTATGCTCAGAATGAATCGGAAGATATTTCTGTCCCAGACATAAACGCCGCTGCGCAAAATGTGCTGATCGTTCGTAACGATTTGACAGTCGAGGTGATCAATCTGGATAAGGAACTGTCGGTTCTGCTGGACATGTGCAGCGAAAACCGCACATTGGGTTTCATGTTAGGCTGTGTAATTGACAGCAATTCTACCTATAATCTGGAAGTTGGACTTCATACTCTATTCTCAACCGGCGCGGTCCATGATGTTTCGATTGCAAACTGA
- a CDS encoding DUF2282 domain-containing protein, whose amino-acid sequence MKTQKALLAAAISGALALGTLSLSTAVNADGDKEKCYGVAKAGKNDCATNNSSCAGTSTMDDQKDAFVAVPKGLCERLTGGSTEPS is encoded by the coding sequence ATGAAAACACAAAAGGCACTTCTAGCGGCAGCGATTTCTGGCGCCTTGGCACTTGGAACACTTTCCCTATCAACCGCTGTCAATGCAGATGGCGATAAGGAAAAATGTTACGGTGTAGCGAAAGCCGGTAAAAACGACTGTGCGACGAACAACTCGTCCTGTGCAGGGACATCTACCATGGATGACCAAAAAGATGCTTTTGTCGCAGTCCCGAAAGGATTGTGTGAACGACTGACCGGCGGCTCCACGGAACCTAGCTGA
- a CDS encoding multidrug effflux MFS transporter yields the protein MTPSNSVTSLRTVEFVPLVALLMSLVALSVDAMLPALPVIGRDLGTQHPNEAQYVITALFIGLGIGQLFFGPLSDAIGRRPAIVAGLVVFIVGCLASVFASSFEMMIVGRVLQGLGASSPRIVTMALVRDQYSGVQMARILSFIMAVFILVPAVAPLLGQTIMWLGGWRSIFTTFLIVAVTVLIWFLSRHPETLRPADRRPLSPKLIGEAVGDFLTVRSSVAYTFAIGLVCSPFVAFLNSAQQIFQDAYSTGSYFPLYFGILALAIGFGSLANDRLLLHYGMHQIVRSAAFAATAVSFVALVVLVAFDGLPPLWLYMAYMLPLFVSMGALFGNLNALAMQPLGHIAGVGAALVASIATFISVSFGTLIGQTFDGTVYFLVGSFALFGLLTVIAIHWANRPGSNSKPFTGAT from the coding sequence ATGACCCCATCGAACTCTGTCACCAGCCTTCGCACCGTCGAGTTTGTTCCGCTCGTCGCCTTGCTGATGTCGTTGGTTGCGTTATCTGTTGACGCAATGTTGCCGGCACTTCCCGTGATCGGTCGGGATTTGGGGACACAACATCCAAATGAAGCACAGTACGTCATAACAGCGCTATTCATCGGGCTTGGAATCGGCCAACTTTTTTTTGGACCACTTTCAGACGCGATCGGTCGACGACCAGCGATTGTGGCGGGACTGGTTGTCTTTATCGTCGGGTGCCTGGCCAGTGTGTTCGCATCTTCTTTCGAAATGATGATTGTCGGGCGTGTTCTGCAGGGACTCGGTGCATCAAGCCCGCGAATCGTAACGATGGCACTCGTGCGGGATCAGTACAGCGGCGTACAAATGGCACGAATTTTGTCATTCATCATGGCTGTTTTCATTCTTGTTCCGGCGGTTGCCCCATTACTTGGGCAGACAATCATGTGGCTGGGGGGATGGCGTTCAATTTTTACAACCTTTCTCATCGTTGCCGTCACCGTACTGATCTGGTTTTTGTCGCGCCATCCGGAAACGCTTCGACCTGCTGATCGCAGGCCCTTGTCACCGAAGCTTATCGGCGAGGCTGTCGGAGACTTTCTCACCGTTCGCTCCTCAGTTGCCTACACTTTCGCGATCGGGTTGGTGTGCTCACCATTTGTCGCATTTCTGAACTCTGCCCAGCAGATTTTTCAGGATGCATATTCGACTGGAAGTTACTTCCCGCTCTATTTCGGTATCCTGGCACTTGCCATCGGATTCGGCTCTCTGGCCAATGACAGATTACTACTGCACTACGGGATGCACCAGATTGTCAGATCAGCCGCTTTTGCAGCCACGGCGGTTTCATTTGTCGCACTGGTTGTGCTCGTTGCATTTGATGGTCTTCCACCCCTTTGGCTTTACATGGCGTACATGCTGCCATTATTCGTTTCCATGGGTGCCCTGTTTGGCAATCTCAATGCACTCGCGATGCAACCACTTGGTCATATCGCAGGTGTCGGCGCGGCATTGGTCGCATCAATCGCCACTTTTATTTCCGTGTCGTTTGGAACACTCATAGGACAGACATTCGATGGAACAGTTTATTTCCTGGTGGGAAGTTTCGCCTTGTTTGGGCTGTTGACGGTGATTGCCATTCACTGGGCGAACCGACCTGGTTCGAATTCCAAGCCATTCACGGGTGCAACCTAA
- a CDS encoding DUF692 domain-containing protein, whose amino-acid sequence MSRNPIPQNSVGVGLRAQHYRDAISNPKAVDWFEVHSENYFRQGGAPHFYLNKVRQDHPISFHGVGLSLGSTDPLNLSHLTRLKELVDIYQPTLVSEHLSWSSVDGVYLHDLLPLPMTEESQSHLAGRIGQVQDFLGRQILIENASTYLEFSQSQIPEWEFICEISNRSGCRILCDVNNVYVNSRNHRFSATEFIEAVDPDLVGEIHLSGHTVKQLAEGEIRIDTHDQRVCDEVWELYRLAVRRFRHAPTLIEWDKNLPDYSVLLDEANTARSLLSESTHALA is encoded by the coding sequence ATGTCACGCAACCCGATACCACAGAATTCAGTCGGAGTCGGGTTGCGTGCACAGCACTATCGGGATGCCATCTCAAATCCAAAGGCGGTTGACTGGTTTGAGGTTCACAGCGAAAATTACTTTAGACAAGGTGGTGCGCCACATTTTTATCTCAACAAAGTCCGGCAAGATCACCCCATCAGTTTTCACGGTGTAGGTCTATCGCTCGGATCAACCGATCCTCTGAATCTCTCTCACCTGACACGGCTCAAGGAGTTGGTAGATATCTATCAGCCAACGTTGGTTTCTGAGCATCTGTCCTGGAGTTCCGTCGACGGTGTCTATCTGCATGATTTGCTTCCGTTGCCAATGACCGAGGAGTCCCAAAGTCATCTCGCCGGCCGTATTGGGCAGGTGCAGGACTTCCTGGGACGGCAGATACTGATCGAAAACGCATCTACATATCTGGAATTCTCCCAGTCGCAGATCCCGGAATGGGAGTTTATCTGTGAAATTTCAAACCGAAGTGGCTGTCGGATTCTATGCGATGTGAATAATGTCTATGTGAACTCGCGCAATCACCGCTTCAGCGCAACTGAGTTCATCGAGGCCGTGGACCCCGATCTGGTCGGAGAGATTCATCTGTCAGGTCATACGGTCAAACAGCTCGCTGAAGGTGAGATTCGTATCGACACCCATGACCAAAGAGTTTGTGATGAGGTGTGGGAGCTATACAGGCTTGCAGTTCGACGATTCAGGCACGCACCGACGCTGATCGAGTGGGACAAGAATTTGCCTGACTATTCGGTACTGCTGGATGAGGCCAATACCGCACGGAGCCTCCTGAGCGAATCAACCCATGCACTTGCGTGA